The Malus domestica chromosome 10, GDT2T_hap1 nucleotide sequence ATTCTTTTAATCAAACAGAAATGAGCTTTAGTTGGTGTTGTCATAAATTGACAAGCATAGTTGACAGCATATGCAATATCAGGCCTTGTAAAGGTGAGATATTGCAATGCACCAACTAAAATTCTGTAAATTGTTGGATCAGACCGTGGTTCCCCTTCGTCTTTAAGCAATTGAGTATGAGGTTTACTTGGAGTTGAACAAGGTCTGCAATTCACCATTCTTGCCTTATTGAGAAGGTCAGTCACATACTTTGACTGATTAATGAAGATATCTCCATTTTCTCTGTAAGTGATTTGAAGTCCCAAAAAATAGGTAAGCTTTCCCATGTCCTTCATATTAAAAACACTACCCAAATCATTAACTACTTGTTGAATAAGTTGAGATGAAGAACCTGTGAtgataatatcatcaacatatagtaACAAGATGACCACATCAGTCCCAAACACTTTCACAAACAAACTAGGATCTAAATGAGATGACTGAAAGTTTAAGGAAGGTAAATAACTTGTCAACTTGGCATTCCAAGCCCATGGAGCCTGTTTAAGGCTATATAATGACTTGAGAAGCTTACACACATGATTAGGATACCTAGAATCTTGAAAACCTTGAGGTTGTTTCATAAAAACTTCTTCTTGTAACTCTCCATGAAGGAAAACATTCTTTACATCCAATTGCCTCAATTCCCATCTGTTCATAGCAACAATAACAAAACCAACCCTACTGTTGTGTGTCTTACCACTGGACTAAGAGTCTCTTCATAGTCCAATCCTTGTTCTTGACTATATCCTTGTGCAACTAAACGTGCCTTATATCTTGATACTTTGCCATCTTGATCCTTCTTTATCTTGTACACCCATTTGCTCCCTATCACATTTCTGTTAACTGGAGGTGGTACTAACTCCCAAGTACCTTGTTTATGTAAAGCCTCAAACTCTTCTTTCATAGCATTTCTCCAGTCCTAAAAAATAACAGCTTGCTTATAATGAGAAGGTTCTAATGAATCATGAATGTTGAGAACAACAGTGAATCCACAGAACATCACATCATCATCATGAGTACTAGAAAACACCTGATTATCTGATGCATAAGCATAATAACTAGAATAGTCTTTCTTTTGCAAAACTCCACTTTTTAATCGTGTAACCATATTATGCCCAGAAGAAGTATGTATAACAGGAGATAGAGCCTCAAAATTAAAGATATTGTCATAAGTAGCAAGCATAGGTGATAAAGAAGATACATGCTCAAAAGAAATATTGTCAGCTAAAGATTGTGAACATACCTGATTTTGGTCTAGGGCATGGACATGCAACACTTGAGAGGAAGAATGAGATTGATGTAGAGTAATAGCTTGTGTATCTTGTAATGGTTCTTGTGCTTGACTTGGAGACAAACTTGAAGGCTAAGATGAAATAAAATGCATATCCATAGATTGACTATTTTCACCAATTACTTCTCTAGTTTGTTCAGATGAACCATGCAACACAACAGATACCATTCTTGGTAACTCTTTCTGTGATGATATAACATGCAAAGAAACATTAACAGAAGAAGATGGCGACTTCTTAAAAGGAAACACACTTTCATTATGGATTACATGTCTTGATAACAGTAGCCTTTCTGTATTCCTATTATAACACAACACTCCCTTGCAACCAACCGAATAGCCCAAAAAAACACACATTCATCACTTCTAGCTTGTAACTTATTGGCATTATAAGGTCTTAAGTAGGGATAGACGGCAGTACCAAAGACCTTCAAGGAAACCAGAGATGAAGATTGTCCAAACAACTTAAGATAAGGAGAAATCATATCTAGGTTTTGGCAAGGCATTCTATTTATTAAAAAACACAGCATGACTACAAGCTTGGAACCAAAACTTTTGAGGTAATCCTGCAGTGCTCAATAATGTCACGATAATCTCAATTATATGCCTATTTTTCCTTTTCGCCAACCCATTCTGTTGAGGGGTATATAGACAAGATACAAGATGGAAAATCCATTTGTGTCCAAAAATTGTTTAAAGACTCTACTCATGTATTCTCTTCTTCCATTAGATTGTAGAGTCTTAatattgaatttgaaatgattcaCAACAAATGCATGAAACTTAACAAACACAGTATAGACATCAAATTTATTAACAAGAGGGAAAATCCAAGTGAACCTTGTGCATTCATCTACAAAGATTACATAATATCTGTAACCTTCAAGAGATACAGTGGGTGAGGGTCCCTATACATCAGTATGCACTTTCTCAAAAGGAACACTGGACTTATTACATTTAGAAGGAAATGGTTGTCTAGTCATCTTACCCCTAATACAAGCTAAACATAAATGTGGACTTTTATCTAAAGAGACAGATATTTGAGATTCTTACAACATTTTCAACTGAACCTCATTTGTAGGATGTCAAAGTCTGTGATGCCAGATAAAAGTCTTCACAAGTTGTCCCAAAAGAGCTTGAGGTGTTTTATTTAATAGTTAAGAATAGTTGAAAAAATGCTGCTGAGGAATGTAATACAAGCTGCCACTACTACTCATTCTTCTTAGTAAAATTTTCTTTGTTGCCTTATCCTGCACCCAGAGGCCAaattcatcaagtataacatagcAATGATTATCTTTGCATAAGCGATACATAGATAATAAACTAGCTGCTAATTGAGGAACATGTAAAACCATCTGAAGAGTTAAGGGTTTGGAAGAAGTTAAAAGAGAACCCAAACCAGTATTGGCAACAGGTAGACCTTCTCCATTGCCCACTGTGATCCTTTCATTGCCTTCAAAAGGTGTGACAAGTGTCAAATTATCCAGATCAGCTGTCATATGATGTGTAGTCTCTGTGTCTAGCACCCAATTTGGTTGTGAAGAAGAAGCAAAGTTTTGCTGAGCTTGTGCAGTAAGAGCAGTTAGAGAAGAAAATGGTTAAGCCCTTTGATATGCATAATTTCCTTGGTGGTAACAGTTGAGAGCAGAGTGACCTTTCAttccacaaatttgacattctAAAACTGGAGGGGCTGAGCTTGAGTTGGCATCATACCTTAAGTAACAATTAGGAGTTGTGTGTCCTTTTTTGTTACATATTTGACATTCGGGAATCAGTGTTGTCTTAGATCCACCATTGCCATTCCAATTCTGCCAATTCAAACCTTCTTTAGAACTATCAGAAAAACCATTGTTGTTTGAACCTCCAGAGAAACCATTTGAATTGCCAGAGAATCTGCCATTATTATTCCCATTGTATCTGGACATATTGTTAAGCCTTCCAGTGTTGCCTCCATTATTCTGATATCCTCTATTGTTCTGAAAATTCCTATTCCCTTGTTGATGAAACTGAGGTAGAGAAGCCTAAGAAACAATGCCGCCAGTTGGTCTGTGAGCATTACTTTTAGAAGAATTATGAGCTTCAGTGACAAAACCATAGGCACCAGAGAAATACTAAGAAACTCTTTGATCGTGTGAGGAATGAGCATTAGAGGATTCCCCTTGACAATACATGGCTGACATGGGAAAATTCAAAGTAGACTGTGAATTTTCAACTGTTCTCTCAGCTGCCAACAATTGTGCTCAAAATTCTTTCAAAGAAATAGGAGTTTCACGAGCCACAATCACAGTACGAATCATATTAAACTTAGTTGGTAAACCAGCAAGAGAAGCAACAATAATGTCATTCTCATACACTACTTCACCTGCTACCATAAGTTGATCTTTAAGAGCTTTAAGCCTCAACATATATTTTTCAACACTATCAGATCTTTTCTTGATAGTCAACAATTTAGTTTTGAGATGATTCACCCTTGCTATTAAAACTGTAGAATATTTATCCTGCAAATTCATCCAAGCTTCATATACAGTTTTACATCCTACAACATATTCCACTGCCTCGTCACCTAACGTAGCAAGAAGAAGACTAACAAGAGCTCTGTCTCGTTTAATCCATTCCTTGTATGCTGCTGTAATCTCAGTAGTGATACCATTATCTTCAGTGAACGCAAACTTCAGTGGACACACCAATGTGCCATCAaagtgatcaaacaaatcatatcCCTCAAGTACTGATCGAAATTGAAATGACCACTTGACAAAATGATCATCGTGCAGCCGAATGGTTAACATACCAAGCAAACTTTCTACTTTTAACGTATTCATAACTAAACTTCTTGCAATTGTATCAACAAAGATCTTTCACAAGATTGCAAAACAATCAAGCAAATTGTACAACAAGATtctatgaaaaaaaaacaacgaaGAGCTTTGTGCTAAATCAATTCGCAGAGTATCAACCAGTAAAGAGCATCGTGCTCAATTCAATCAGCAATTCACTAATAAGACAGAATCAATTCACAATAGGCTTCATGCCCAAACAGTAAGGAGCTTCGTGCTCAAAATAATCATCAATTCATCAATCAGAAAGATTCAATTCACAATAGGCTTCGTGCCCTAACATTTCTCACAGTAACAAATCGCAGATCCATAGCCACAACATGAAATTGAACACAAACTCCAAAAAATATTCACCAGAAAAGCACAAGAATCGAGCAATAGAACCTAATTCTTCAACGACATACCGAAACCAACACCGCTTTGCCGAAAGCAAAAACCACCGCCTCACAAATccttggcaaaaaaaaaaaccctcaaaCTCCAAAGCCTGATGAGCTCGCCAGGATCCTCTTCACAGATTCACCAAACCTAAGCTCTTGATACCATCATAACTATGGCAAATTCAGCCATAAAAACACAGAAAAGCTTAAAGTATGAAGCTATGGAAAtcgcagagaaagagagaaatagaAACTTGCAAAAGAAGCTGATGTATTATCCAAGCAAAATCATCAACAATTACATTAGTATCCAACTCAATTTATAGTAGTTGTCAAAGCTTCTAACAGCTGTCAAAGTTAATGACTAAGGAATCTAACAAATCTAACTACCTTAGTTGATGTGTACAAAACATGAAATGACTTAAATACCCCACCATATATTTCCTCTGTTAATTACTCAAACTGTTAAGAACAACCTTGACATAACATATGGGGTTCTGCTTGACTCGATGCTAAATCATTTCAAAAAGATTAACCGTGAAAGATGGAGTAACCCGAGATTCTTGAGGACTCCACTTCGACACAAAACCATACAGCTTTTCTTTCACTTCTTGCAACATGTTAAATCAAATGGGGTTCGATCttcacttatttttttcttcaatatatATGTACCATATGTGACATGCATGTTGAGTACAAAGCTCATCCAGCTCATGTTAAAGTTGATACACAAAACAGTTACAGCCAGGCTCCAAACCACGAGTGCACAATGTAGTAACactagttttgttttgttgagaGTATTCTATGTGGAAAGATGAATGTTTAGCATAAGTTCTTAAAAGATTTTGGTCTTCTCCCCACATTGCCAATTGAATTGAATGCTCAAGTTCACACACACTATAAAACTAAGAAATTGTCATAGATTGCTAAATTTTACTTAACGTGGTTGTGTGCAAGAACCTATGTTGTCATCTTTTGAAAAGTTTGATGTTAACTTGAAGAAATTTTTGTAATGACATTTTCTGTTGGAGttttgacacacctcgacccggaatgtccactaagaCTTCGAATCGAGGTATGATGGCCGACACCAGGAAGgtaacgaagccataaagtgcaGTTATatggaaaatatgaataatttaaacctaagagtgcctaaaatATCAGAGTGCGCTAGTGAGCGAGTATGCACCCACTTCACATTTttcgtcagagcataagtaaagtacagtagtgtgGGTAAAGATCATACCCTTAGAAGTAGCCACTTATACTAGATTTTCCATGAATCCTGGTTGATACGAACTTTCAGTGGCTAAAacatggaggggcgcaaaacagaaaatgtgagtgggcaaaaacaaagcttttaaaagaaaaaaaaaaccatttatcTTTCCAAAAGTAATAACCCCTTACAGTAAAACctatataatttcccagaaaataatactaCATACATATATAAGAATTATGCTCGAGAGGAGTGAAACCATGTGTATGccatgtcaatcatctcaacCACGAATAAGTAAGTCAGGTGAaatgaatcaatataaaatgagatcttagccggagtcacctaatgtgacctatacgactaagtccatagctcatcaatcaaatcctacacacgagtcagaaccacctaatgtggtctgtacgacaggttaggtgtaaataaatatgcttaagtgctacgatcacgtgaaggctgtgtgaagtatcgcaagtcacctacgagtcgaaaccacctaatgtggtctgtacgacaggctggcacctgcctgagatccaaggtgagtgtgtggtgcgggaggtgaacgatcacgtgaaggctaggccctggccacgggcggagcactaacaccggagtGCAGGATATTAATCACTAAATGCAACTCATCATAATCATACACACTACCATCGCTAGCATCAATATATACTTAGTTgaaacttacctgagcgtccgcaGCATCATGCAACATTATGCATAACTACACTaatacatatactaaaatataACACAAGtatgacatggcatttcaatcacatttcttttaaaacaaattttgggaAAAACGTAAagcatacatacgtatatatagcaaaccaaaagcccactcacttgAAGCCCGCGTTACAATTCCCTAGCACAAACTACGAGGGGTCACGAACAATTggtgcctagaacaattatcaaatcacatctcagaatcCTTACTAATAGAACacgtaatttacataaaacacatccccacTGACgatctagaatgatttgagacccattgaccaaaagtcaacagtcggtagggtccacaaccctacgtgactcaatccggaagatccacatCTCAGATTTCTGATTcgtaacttccaaagatacacattatacttatagaacaacatactaaagtttcattactaTCCAACGGCTAGATCTCTgccaattgcaaattcaagtggcggttaacattttattttataaacttacaaatccaattcaggaagatccaaacatcggattcccgatccgtaagttcctacattcctcaaatattaccaACTATAATGTATGAAAGTTTAGTGATGATCCAACGATTGGATCGTTGATTGCTATAATGTTCCAGTGGCGAACCTTAATGAAATTTCGCCGGATTCTGCAGATTTTCTGGGCAATCTTTGGAACTCCATAGCTCATTTGTTTGTAAACCTAATccattatgtttggattatttgttggtgatttattttttggttattaagttttaattaattaccgtccttgaatacttaaaattattttgaatggaaatttgtttttagaacttttatgcatgtgcccgattcaaaattaatttttcattctaggtatgactagtggggaagttagttgtctgacAGATAGTACAACCACGCACACCGTTTtacgtgaacgcatctattgcACTAACTTCATACATAAGAATGCATCTCTGACAACCCTAttaggcccatccaacctaatCGAATGATACGGTAATGCacatataatgttgtccaatagTACAATTTTAACCATTAATGAGGCATTCTATTCTCCGGGTTCCGAAAAAatgttgttgagtttcaaagacattagagataataattaccacgttgaaacctatgtagaaaacggagttgaatttttgtgcctaacttcctacgaatatggccaaaagcctattctagagaagatgaagcgtatcccgagtggtctgtatagtACGACCATACACCCCATAGAAAGCCACTATGTGGCTAGCTCTACCTCTGGGACCACGTATGAAATTGCACTTTgacatgatcgtttgggacacccTGGACGAATAGcaatgcgccgtatcctcaaatcatcacatgggcatccactaacccgaagtttaggttcgattcaaggaatcACATGTCAAACCTGCTCCATAAGAAAACTTATTATAAAGCCTTTATGTGACAAGATTCGTTTGAATCCTCttatttttctacaaaggatttCGGGGGACATTTATGGATCAATTTACCCTCCATGcgaaccatttagatattttatggttttagtTGGCACTTCCACATGTTGGTCATATGTGTGCTTATTGTCCACAAAAAAcactgcattctccaaactgttggcttagTTTATCAAGCTCATGGCTCACCATcctgattatctgatcaaatctattcaattggataatgctggagaattcacatctaaaacttttgatgactattgcatgtcgattAGGGTTGAAGTTGAAGATCCAGTACCTTATGTTCACACCataacggcctggcagaggcatTTATTAAgcacttacaaatgattgctcgatcattAGTCATACGTACTAAGCTCCTGATCGTCGCTtgaggccatgcaatattgcacgcagccatgcaatattgcacgcagccatGCTGATCCGCCTAAGGCCTGTTGTGATCCAACCATATAACgcccttcagttggttaccGAATACGAActcgacatatcgcatctgcatGTTTTGGTTGTGCAGTCTATATGCCAATTTTGccacccttacgtacaaaaatggggcctcagtgAAAGATGGGATTCTATGTCAGATATGATTCTCTTTCGATTATTCATTACTCAGAACCTTTGACATGTGATTTGTTTACTGCTCATTTTGCAGATtatcacttctatgagacagtcttttTATTGCTAGGGAGAGAAAAAAACATCAACGTTCCTAAAGAACGACGTGAATTATCATGGATGACTCTccctttgtctcatttagatccccgcattGCTCAGTTTGAAACTAAAGTGCAacgcatattagatcttcagagcatagcTTAGAGCATGCCAAATGCTTTCACCAATGTAGCacgagtgacaagatcacatattccagctgtgAATGTGTTTgaaaagatggatgtaccaaatatACGACGGACTTCCCCCCTAGAGGGTCGGGACGCCAACTTTGGTGATCCAAGTACATGagtggctagccaatcatctgcctaTACACATAAGCTTGGCAGACCTCTTGGTTCAAATGATTTACACCCCCGAAAGAAGAAACCCATGACACAGGCACCTagagagcctaccgtgaatccgattGTCActtactcattctatccaactcatgaggaaattctaaattACGGAAGCgttccttgaagagacgaatccaccTCCTGAAAATCGTGAGATtttggtctattatgctagcttagatgatatGTGGTGTACAAATGAAATGATTGTcaacgatgcattagcatatgcagtagctactgagatcatgttgagcgatgacattgaaccctgttacattgatgaatgtcgacataTAACCGATTAgtcaaactagaaacaagcaatccaagtcaaacCCGATTCgtttgcgaaacgtaaggtgtttggacctgtagcttttgtaaggtgtttggacttgtACCTCTTACTCCTTCACATGTGAAGcctgttggctacaagtgggttttcgttcgaaagcataatgagaagaacgaaattgtgtgttacaaagctcgtcttgttgtgcaaggcttctcacaacgcTCCGgaattgactatgacgaaacttattcacccgttatggatgcgATTACTTTtcactaccttatcagtttggtagttttaaaaaaactgagtatgcagctgatggacgtagaaATTGTGTATCTTTATGGTAGTTTTCAAAAAACTGAGTATGTCGAATGACTTATattgactggatcaaatatttccaaaccctgaAGCACGCTCTCAATTCTGTTGAGGCGTTCACTGTACAGTTTGAAGCAATCCAGAAGAATGTGATATAAttgtctgagtgagtatttgccTAGTCaaggatatgtgaacaatgaattatgcccttatgtgttcattaagaagtcacattccaatTTTCTGatagttgcagtatatgtcgatgacatgaaccttatcGAAACACCTAAAGACCTCGCGCGTACttgaagttagaatttgagatgaaagatctaggaaagattcgatattgtctcggtctcgagataaaGCACCGTTCGGATGGAAACTTAGTACATAAAAAAAACTACACCCGGAAGGTGTCACACCGTTTTAACGAGAATAAagtgaagccttcgagtactcctatggtcgttcgatcACTAGATGCAAACGAGATCCCCTCCGTTTgaaggaagatgatgaagagaCTTTGCCTAATGCATTAGACCGGACATCTCCTTCGTTGTTAATCTTTcggcaagatacagtaatgcaccaacacacagacactggactggtgttaaagacatttcccgctaccttaagggtactacgaatTTGGGTTTGTTCTATCCCTACGGATCCTTGAGTGATGTCGCACTCCCTTATCTCTagtcgattctcgccttgttggttatgccgatgtaggatacttatctgatctgcACAAGATGcgctctcaaacgggttatgccTTTACCGTTGAAGGCACCGTAATCTCTTGGAAgttaactaaacagaccttagttgaaacttcgtctaaccatgctgaaatttttgccttacatgaagcaactcgagaATGCATTTGGTTGGGAGAAGTTGTGGGCTATATTCGAAGCTCTTGTGATCTTCACTCCATCATTGATGTCCCAATGATGATCTATGAAGACAACGCAACATGCATctaacagctcaagaagggttgcATTAAAGGAGACAACACGAAGCACATTGCACCAAAGTTCTTATTCTcatatcaacaacaagagcatcagaaagattaaagttacgcaaatccgttcacaagatAATCTGGctaacctcttcaccaaatcactaccgaatgcAACATTTCataagcttgttcatggaattggtatgcgtaaactttctgagttgtaacattgctagttctctttggaattgtgtcaaactcggggggagtatcctgaagtatacttgcttgatcttaatgtactctttttccttacgATTATAAACAAATTTCCCactggatttttgctacctaactaggttttaacgaggcacccaccttagGTTGATCATATCCCTAATGATATTCCGTAGAcatttcatttgactttgcatttctcacgcatttttccttagactatggattttgtccctgctcgggtttttgccatagtcataggttttttagtgagacttacttccTTATGCTAGTTCCTACCTTATTAAGAATAACGTTGTTCCCATAATCAGTGTCAACGAgttgacttcctcaacttctacaTAATGCCGAATCTACCTTGAGTGtgtttacacactcaagggggagtgttgtaaactttcctagcttaagtgtgattgtgtaaatcctagattagattttattctagttattctttcctatatggacttgtattccttagggatgaaagatttcttctccttcttattattataaataaaggcactatgtAAGGGAAATAACACACACATCCCTCtacacaattctacaaacacatctctctctactCTCACTCTGCCTCCGCCCCCCTTCCCTTGTCATATAATACAAGCCACAAcagttaattatatatatagtcCTTGaatatttcaattaaattatgattttgaaAAAAGTTTATATTTCATCGTTGTTATTTCATGttgattattatataattttaatagaaaaaaaatgaacataTAATTTTGTGGTACTGTTTTCAGCTAGACCACTGTGAAAAAACTTGTGGCTCCTCCCTTGCCGGAGCTCTAACCACAACACCCACGCCAAAGCCTCCAGCCAAACGAATGACGATATAATTAAACAATTGGAACCTCATTCCTCCATTTCCACCTCCCTCCCATTGAGACCTTCTATAATTGGATCCTTAGCACTATTGTTgttgttacatcccacatcgcccaggggagtggatcctataagccttatatgtatattcccatctctacctagcacgaggccttttgggagctcattagcttcaggttccatcggaactccgaagttaagcaagtttacgcgagagcaatcccatgatgggtgacccactgggaagttctcatgtgagttcccagaaacaaaaccgtgagggtgtggtaggggcccaaagaagacaatatcatgctatagTAAAGTCGAGCCCGAGATATAGTGGGGGCctaggctgggatgtgacaatttggtattggagtcaatccctggccgaaagtgtgccgacgaggacgtcgagcccctaagaggggtggattgttacatcccccatcgcccaagggagtggatcatgtaacc carries:
- the LOC139188518 gene encoding uncharacterized protein — its product is MLTIRLHDDHFVKWSFQFRSVLEGYDLFDHFDGTLVCPLKFAFTEDNGITTEITAAYKEWIKRDRALVSLLLATLGDEAVEYVVGCKTVYEAWMNLQDKYSTVLIARVNHLKTKLLTIKKRSDSVEKYMLRLKALKDQLMVAGEVVYENDIIVASLAGLPTKFNMIRTPCIVKGNPLMLIPHTIKEFLSISLVPMVLSLKLIILLKVMLTDQLAALFLRLLYLSFINKGIGIFRTIEDIRIMEATLEGLTICPDTMGIIMADSLAIQMVSLEVQTTMVFLIVLKKAMKGSQWAMEKVYLLPILDKKELPRMVSVVLHGSSEQTREPSSLSPSQAQEPLQDTQAITLHQSHSSSQVLHVHALDQNQALSPVIHTSSGHNMVTRLKSGVLQKKDYSSYYAYASDNQDWRNAMKEEFEALHKQGTWELVPPPVNRNVIGSKWVYKIKKDQDGKVSRYKARLVAQGYSQEQGLDYEETLSPVSSHLDPSLFVKVFGTDVVILLLYVDDIIITGSSSQLIQQVVNDLGSVFNMKDMGKLTYFLGLQITYRENGDIFINQSKYVTDLLNKARMVNCRPCSTPSKPHTQLLKDEGEPRSDPTIYRILVGALQYLTFTRPDIAYAVNYACQFMTTPTKAHFCLIKRILRYLKVFHTRIKHLDTDFHFVRERVQKGDLQTRISQLRLRGSINRGNKWWGI